A region of Plantactinospora sp. BC1 DNA encodes the following proteins:
- a CDS encoding zinc-dependent alcohol dehydrogenase — protein sequence MKAMVYRGPYRIRVEEKEQPSIEHPNDAIVRVTRAAICGSDLHLYHGMMPDTRVGMTFGHEFIGVVDEVGPSVRNLKPGDRVMVPFNIYCGSCFYCARGLYANCHNVNPNATAVGGIYGYSHTCGGYDGGQAEYVRVPFADVGPSLIPDWLDDEDAVMFTDALATGYFGAQLGEIAEGDVVVVFGAGPVGLFAAKSAWLMGAGRVIVIDHLDYRLAKAAEFAHAETYNFTEYGDIVVHLKKITEFLGADVAIDAVGAEADGSFVQQVTATKLKLQGGSPVALNWAIDSVRKGGTVSVLGAYGPMFSAVKFGDALNKGLTLRMNQCHVKRQWPRLFEHVRNGYLKPSDIVTHRVPLEHIAEGYHMFSAKLDGCIKPIIVPDGA from the coding sequence ATGAAGGCGATGGTCTATCGGGGCCCGTACCGGATCCGGGTCGAAGAGAAGGAACAGCCCTCGATCGAACACCCCAACGACGCGATCGTCCGGGTCACCCGGGCGGCGATCTGCGGATCCGACCTGCACCTCTACCACGGGATGATGCCCGACACCCGGGTCGGGATGACGTTCGGGCACGAGTTCATCGGCGTCGTCGACGAGGTCGGGCCGTCGGTGCGGAACCTCAAGCCGGGCGACCGGGTCATGGTCCCCTTCAACATCTACTGCGGCTCCTGCTTCTACTGCGCCCGGGGCCTCTACGCCAACTGCCACAACGTCAACCCGAACGCGACCGCGGTCGGCGGCATCTACGGCTACTCGCACACCTGCGGCGGCTACGACGGCGGGCAGGCGGAGTACGTCCGGGTGCCCTTCGCCGACGTCGGCCCGAGCCTCATCCCGGACTGGCTGGACGACGAGGACGCGGTGATGTTCACCGACGCGCTCGCGACCGGTTACTTCGGTGCCCAGCTCGGCGAGATCGCCGAGGGCGACGTGGTGGTGGTGTTCGGGGCCGGCCCGGTGGGGCTGTTCGCCGCGAAGTCCGCCTGGCTGATGGGCGCCGGCAGGGTGATCGTGATCGACCACCTCGACTACCGGCTGGCCAAGGCGGCCGAGTTCGCCCACGCCGAGACCTACAACTTCACCGAGTACGGCGACATCGTCGTGCACCTCAAGAAGATCACCGAGTTCCTCGGTGCCGACGTGGCGATCGACGCGGTCGGTGCCGAGGCCGACGGCAGCTTCGTCCAGCAGGTGACCGCCACCAAGCTGAAGTTGCAGGGCGGATCACCGGTGGCGCTCAACTGGGCGATCGACTCGGTACGCAAGGGCGGCACGGTCTCGGTGCTCGGCGCGTACGGCCCGATGTTCAGCGCCGTCAAGTTCGGCGACGCCCTGAACAAGGGGCTGACCCTGCGGATGAACCAGTGCCACGTCAAGCGGCAGTGGCCCCGCCTGTTCGAACACGTGCGCAACGGCTATCTGAAACCGAGCGACATCGTGACGCACCGGGTCCCGCTGGAGCACATCGCCGAGGGCTACCACATGTTCTCGGCGAAGCTCGACGGCTGCATCAAGCCCATCATCGTGCCCGACGGCGCCTAG
- a CDS encoding NAD(P)-dependent oxidoreductase has protein sequence MAVILMTGASGSIGRMLRQRLGQHELRLTDVRAGEGVEALDVTDAAAVDRACRGVDAVVHLGGISGEGPFEEVLAVNVRGTERILQAAHHNGVPRVVLASSNHAVGLYERSDAGPDGLPDDVPPRPDSYYGWSKAAMEALGRLYHDRHGLHVVCLRIGSCAERPADPRDLSVWLSPDDVARLVEASLTATGWRLVWGVSANTRRWWSSAGGRAIGYVPRDDAEEWAAEVGEPDPAAPEHRLVGGTMPTGPLGAA, from the coding sequence ATGGCGGTGATACTGATGACCGGCGCCTCGGGATCGATCGGGCGGATGCTGCGGCAGCGGCTGGGCCAGCACGAGCTGCGGCTCACCGACGTACGCGCCGGGGAGGGTGTCGAGGCGCTCGACGTCACCGACGCCGCCGCGGTCGACCGGGCATGCCGGGGCGTCGACGCGGTCGTACACCTCGGCGGGATCTCCGGGGAGGGCCCGTTCGAGGAGGTGCTCGCCGTCAACGTGCGCGGAACCGAGCGGATCCTGCAAGCCGCGCACCACAACGGGGTACCCCGGGTGGTGCTGGCGTCGAGCAACCACGCGGTCGGGCTGTACGAGCGTTCCGACGCCGGCCCGGACGGCCTGCCCGACGACGTACCGCCCCGCCCCGACTCCTACTACGGCTGGAGCAAGGCGGCGATGGAGGCGCTGGGCAGGCTGTACCACGACCGGCACGGCCTGCACGTCGTCTGCCTGCGCATCGGCTCCTGCGCCGAGCGGCCCGCCGACCCGCGTGACCTGTCGGTGTGGCTCTCCCCGGACGACGTGGCGCGGCTGGTGGAGGCGTCGCTCACCGCCACCGGCTGGCGGCTCGTGTGGGGCGTCTCGGCGAACACCCGCCGCTGGTGGTCGAGCGCCGGGGGCCGGGCGATCGGCTACGTCCCGCGCGACGACGCCGAGGAGTGGGCGGCGGAGGTCGGCGAACCCGACCCTGCCGCGCCGGAGCACCGCCTGGTGGGCGGCACGATGCCGACCGGACCGCTCGGCGCGGCCTGA
- a CDS encoding ornithine carbamoyltransferase → MSAPFVGPPPHRSAPSLLSLADLPFAALDRLVTRSVEPYRDPDVVATGPLRGRSVGVLFTKTSTRTRTAFTVAAGRLGAQVVSYGPDDLQLGTGESLADTGRMFGLMLDGLVVRTAGPLADMRLLAASSGIPVVNAMAAEEHPTQAVCDLATIVLHRGGVAGVRLLYVGEANNTATALALGAAAFPGVDLTFLTPPGYALPAAVLDRAAECAAAGGGRLTECHDPAEARRGVDFVYTTRWQTTGTSKADPAWRETFRPFYVDQAFLERSPGALFLHDLPAHRGDEVAGAVLDGPRSIAWSQARMKLYSAMAVLESLLGAVEDRAASDGGSGRRLGQAGLATPTGSAQQPGPDQGQ, encoded by the coding sequence ATGTCCGCGCCGTTCGTCGGTCCGCCGCCGCACCGGTCCGCGCCGAGCCTGCTGTCCCTGGCCGATCTGCCGTTCGCCGCCCTCGACCGGCTGGTCACCCGCTCGGTCGAGCCGTACCGCGACCCGGATGTGGTGGCCACCGGGCCGCTGCGCGGGCGTAGCGTCGGCGTGCTCTTCACGAAGACCTCCACCCGGACCCGCACGGCCTTCACCGTCGCGGCCGGGCGGCTCGGCGCCCAGGTGGTCAGCTACGGCCCGGACGACCTGCAACTCGGCACCGGGGAGTCGCTCGCGGACACCGGCCGGATGTTCGGCCTGATGCTCGACGGCCTGGTCGTGCGGACCGCGGGACCCCTGGCCGACATGCGGCTGCTCGCGGCGAGCAGCGGCATCCCGGTGGTCAACGCGATGGCGGCCGAGGAGCATCCGACCCAGGCCGTCTGCGACCTGGCCACCATCGTGCTGCACCGGGGCGGTGTCGCCGGGGTGCGGCTGCTCTACGTCGGGGAGGCGAACAACACCGCCACCGCGCTGGCCCTGGGTGCGGCGGCGTTCCCCGGTGTCGACCTGACGTTCCTGACCCCGCCCGGGTACGCCCTGCCGGCCGCCGTACTCGACCGGGCCGCCGAGTGCGCCGCGGCGGGCGGTGGGCGGCTCACGGAGTGCCACGACCCGGCCGAGGCGCGGCGCGGCGTGGACTTCGTCTACACGACCCGGTGGCAGACGACCGGCACCAGCAAGGCGGATCCGGCGTGGCGGGAGACGTTCCGCCCGTTCTACGTCGACCAGGCGTTTCTGGAGCGGTCGCCCGGAGCGCTGTTCCTGCACGACCTGCCGGCGCATCGCGGCGACGAGGTGGCCGGGGCGGTCCTGGACGGCCCCCGGTCGATCGCCTGGTCCCAGGCGCGGATGAAGCTCTACAGCGCGATGGCGGTGCTGGAGTCCCTGTTGGGAGCCGTCGAGGATCGTGCCGCGAGCGACGGAGGGTCAGGGCGTCGGCTCGGACAGGCCGGCTTGGCGACCCCGACCGGATCGGCGCAGCAGCCTGGCCCCGACCAGGGGCAGTAG
- a CDS encoding sulfotransferase domain-containing protein, which translates to MMSRAVTFTKRHTPNSVRVVARRVMCDAHNARLRVAVPVESRSEYENLYHCTIRKSASQWVKAVFNDPAVYRYSGLLPYDPRPYKWRYPQAFPPGRVISSLFVSHKGFMNIPKPDRYRAFFVMRDPRDIVVSSYFSYRNSHTAMGDILQVRRVLQEKSPKEGLLHMIGHLAEKGTFRSLRAWATAPDAETIQLFRYEDLTGERQMDEMGRLMRHCGIAIPPPELEALLSRYSFSKMRSAPEGAGTISHYRKGRSGDWRNHFDDDVQEAFVAATGDLVELLGYSAHVPAPRTSREQDS; encoded by the coding sequence ATGATGAGTCGTGCCGTTACGTTCACCAAGCGTCACACACCCAATTCCGTACGCGTGGTGGCGCGACGGGTCATGTGTGACGCGCACAACGCCAGACTGCGAGTCGCGGTCCCGGTGGAGTCCCGCAGTGAGTACGAAAACCTGTACCACTGCACCATTCGCAAATCAGCCAGCCAGTGGGTCAAGGCGGTGTTCAACGACCCCGCCGTGTATCGATATTCTGGCCTGCTCCCCTACGATCCGCGCCCCTACAAGTGGCGCTATCCGCAGGCGTTCCCACCCGGCCGCGTGATCTCCTCCCTGTTCGTGTCCCACAAGGGCTTCATGAACATTCCGAAGCCGGATCGATACCGCGCCTTCTTCGTGATGCGGGATCCGCGCGACATCGTCGTCTCCAGCTACTTCTCCTACCGGAACTCGCACACCGCCATGGGCGACATCCTCCAGGTCAGGCGGGTTCTGCAGGAGAAGTCTCCGAAGGAGGGGCTGCTGCACATGATCGGCCACCTCGCCGAGAAGGGCACCTTCAGATCGCTCCGTGCCTGGGCGACCGCCCCGGACGCGGAGACCATCCAGTTGTTCCGGTACGAGGACCTGACCGGAGAGCGGCAGATGGACGAGATGGGCCGGCTGATGCGGCACTGCGGGATCGCCATTCCACCGCCCGAACTGGAGGCGCTGCTGTCCCGTTACAGCTTCTCCAAGATGCGCAGTGCCCCGGAGGGCGCGGGAACGATCTCGCACTACCGGAAGGGACGCTCCGGCGACTGGCGCAATCACTTCGACGACGACGTCCAGGAGGCTTTTGTCGCGGCGACGGGTGACCTCGTCGAGCTTCTCGGATATTCCGCGCACGTTCCGGCTCCCCGCACCTCACGGGAGCAGGATTCCTGA
- the map gene encoding type I methionyl aminopeptidase, translating to MIEFKSAEEIGRMAVAGQFVGELLAELSDVAAVGVNLLDLEHHARRRISERGAESCYWDYAPSFGRGPFRNVLCLSVNDAVLHGLPHDYVLRDGDLLSIDMAAGIDGWVADSALSVIVGTPDPADLKLIEATEVALEAGITAAQPGGRLGDISAAIGEVADSYGYSVNGEFGGHGIGRTMHEAPHVSNRGRPRRGLKLEPGLTIAIEPWFCRSTDKIRFDEDGWTIRSADGSRTAHSEHTVAITAAGPRVLTRRPTPSAASTELAEKPGTAS from the coding sequence GTGATCGAGTTCAAGTCCGCCGAGGAGATCGGCCGGATGGCGGTGGCCGGCCAGTTCGTCGGCGAGTTGCTCGCCGAACTGAGCGATGTCGCCGCGGTCGGCGTCAACCTGCTGGACCTCGAACACCACGCCCGGCGCCGGATCTCCGAACGCGGCGCCGAGTCCTGCTACTGGGACTACGCCCCGTCGTTCGGTCGCGGTCCGTTCCGCAACGTGCTGTGCCTGTCGGTCAACGACGCGGTGCTGCACGGCCTGCCGCACGACTACGTTCTGCGCGACGGTGACCTGCTCAGCATCGACATGGCGGCCGGCATCGACGGCTGGGTCGCCGACTCCGCGCTCTCCGTCATCGTCGGCACCCCCGACCCGGCCGACCTGAAGCTGATCGAGGCCACCGAGGTCGCGCTGGAGGCCGGCATCACCGCCGCCCAGCCCGGCGGCCGGCTCGGCGACATCTCCGCCGCGATCGGCGAGGTCGCCGACTCGTACGGGTACAGCGTCAACGGCGAGTTCGGCGGCCACGGCATCGGCCGCACCATGCACGAGGCCCCGCACGTCTCGAACAGGGGCCGGCCCCGGCGCGGCCTGAAACTCGAACCCGGCCTCACCATCGCCATCGAGCCCTGGTTCTGCCGCTCCACCGACAAGATCAGGTTCGACGAGGACGGCTGGACGATCCGCTCCGCCGACGGCTCCCGCACCGCGCACTCCGAACACACGGTCGCCATCACGGCTGCCGGCCCCCGGGTCCTGACCCGCCGCCCCACGCCGAGCGCCGCCTCGACCGAGCTGGCCGAAAAGCCCGGCACAGCCTCCTGA
- a CDS encoding helix-turn-helix domain-containing protein — MVRQPLTAEQIAAGQRLGAALRAARADRSLVEVALAAGISPETLRKIESGRLPAPAFGTVVCLSQALDVPLGDLADVWLADMPVRQASWRPAAAQALG, encoded by the coding sequence ATGGTTCGCCAGCCGCTCACCGCCGAACAGATCGCCGCCGGCCAGCGCCTCGGAGCCGCGCTCCGGGCCGCGCGGGCCGACCGCAGCCTCGTCGAGGTGGCCCTGGCGGCCGGCATCTCTCCGGAGACGCTGCGCAAGATCGAGTCCGGTCGCCTTCCCGCACCGGCCTTCGGCACCGTGGTCTGCCTCAGTCAGGCCCTCGACGTCCCGCTCGGCGACCTGGCCGACGTCTGGCTGGCCGACATGCCGGTCCGCCAGGCGTCCTGGAGACCGGCCGCCGCCCAGGCACTCGGGTAG